The Coffea arabica cultivar ET-39 chromosome 4e, Coffea Arabica ET-39 HiFi, whole genome shotgun sequence genome includes a window with the following:
- the LOC113742452 gene encoding polyadenylate-binding protein-interacting protein 4-like isoform X7 has translation MSLQQAVQPRSAANGFGRRRTEKDGGPRLDSKLQTVKANPSRSSSVVVSGKEGGYASPSRERLVYLTTCLVGHQVEVQVVDGSAFSGILHATNAEKDFGIVLKMARLVRDGSRGQKNMTDSINKPPSKTLIIPAKELVQVIAKGVPVTRDGLGNELQREKHQEILIDSFISQSRRAENDRELERWVPEDDDPVCPELENIFDGHWDRGWDQFQANETLFGVKSTFNEELYTTKLEKGPQMKDLEREALRIAREIEGEDTHDLHLAEERGLQLHEKFEVDEETKFSSVFRVVDDSGCDDILLDTHNNETFGGGYVSGIGKSFVDLASVNSSNGAQLSTRSSPLEEAHSAQSSTSREVHQSGSDDHFRQLSAGHLSKDSLNVGDSRAYENQFADHDAGNEMVSEEAQSSKPEDSRSSQRSKLESSDKGGLSANATAYAPSRVSSKNQEKASSNELSDVISSSMAHGMVQSVSSRVRPSSSASSSSDFGGGASASGGPGLSPSSSMGSLSSEKSTLNPHAKEFKLNPNAKSFIPSQTPLRPPSPIGPTFTSHQPVMFNPQAAPTPQPYFHPVRTTNDD, from the exons ATGAGTTTGCAGCAAGCTGTTCAGCCTCGGTCTGCTGCTAATGGTTTTGGCCGTCGTAGAACTGAGAAAGATGGTGGCCCTAGATTAGATAGTAAGTTGCAGACTGTGAAAGCAAATCCAAGTCGCTCAAGTAGTGTAG TTGTTTCAGGCAAAGAGGGAGGATATGCAAGCCCTTCACGGGAACGTCTAGTTTATTTGACTACTTGTCTTGTTGGGCATCAAGTAGAAGTCCAGGTGGTGGATGGCTCAGCTTTTTCTGGAATACTTCATGCGACGAATGCTGAGAAAGATTTCG GGATTGTTCTGAAAATGGCTCGTTTAGTTAGAGATGGCTCAAGAGGACAAAAGAACATGACAGATTCTATTAACAAGCCACCTTCAAAGACTTTGATCATACCTGCCAAAGAGCTTGTGCAAGTTATAGCAAAg GGTGTCCCTGTGACTAGGGATGGATTGGGAAATGAGCTCCAACGTGAAAAGCATCAGGAGATTCTGATAGATTCGTTCATATCACAATCACGGCGTGCTGAAAATGATAGGGAGTTGGAACGCTGGGTCCCTGAAGATGATGATCCTGTCTGTCCAGAATTGGAGAACATATTTGATGGTCACTGGGATAG GGGCTGGGATCAATTTCAAGCAAATGAAACTTTATTTGGAGTGAAAAGCACTTTCAATGAGGAACTTTACACAACAAAACTTGAAAAGGGTCCACAGATGAAAGACTTAGAAAGGGAAGCTTTAAGAATAGCTAGAGAAATAGAGGGAGAAGACACCCATGATCTCCATTTAGCTGAG GAAAGAGGATTACAACtgcatgaaaaatttgaagTTGACGAAGAAACCAAATTCTCGTCAGTTTTTAGAGTGGTTGACGACAGTGGATGTGATGACATTTTGTTGGATACTCACAATAATGAAACATTTGGAGGTGGCTATGTTTCTGGAATTGGGAAGTCATTTGTTGACTTGGCTAGTGTAAATTCTAGTAATGGAGCTCAACTGTCCACAAGATCTTCACCTTTG GAGGAAGCACACTCAGCTCAGTCAAGTACCAGTAGGGAAGTACATCAATCTGGTTCGGATGATCATTTTAGACAGTTATCAGCTGGACATTTGTCTAAAGATTCTTTAAATGTCGGAGATAGCAG GGCTTACGAGAACCAGTTTGCTGACCATGATGCAGGAAATGAAATG GTGTCTGAGGAGGCTCAAAGTTCAAAACCTGAGG ACTCACGGTCATCACAAAGGTCAAAATTAGAAAGCAGTGACAAAGGTGGCTTATCTGCAAATGCCACTGCATATGCTCCATCACGTGTATCATCTAAAAATCAGGAAAAGGCAAGTTCTAATGAACTCTCAGATGTTATCAGTTCTTCGATGGCACATGGCATGGTACAATCTGTCAGCTCTCGGGTACGTCCTAGCAGTTCTGCCTCATCCAGTTCAGACTTTGGAGGTGGTGCGTCTGCTTCTGGTGGTCCTGGATTATCTCCCAGCTCATCAATGGGTTCACTGTCCTCTGAAAAATCAACACTGAACCCACATGCTAAG GAATTCAAACTAAATCCGAATGCAAAGAGTTTCATACCTTCTCAGACGCCATTGAGACCTCCATCTCCG ATTGGCCCCACATTTACTTCACACCAGCCTGTTATGTTCAATCCACAGGCTGCTCCAACACCGCAACCGTATTTTCATCCAG TACGGACGACAAATGATGATTAG
- the LOC113742452 gene encoding polyadenylate-binding protein-interacting protein 4-like isoform X5, producing the protein MSLQQAVQPRSAANGFGRRRTEKDGGPRLDSKLQTVKANPSRSSSVVVSGKEGGYASPSRERLVYLTTCLVGHQVEVQVVDGSAFSGILHATNAEKDFGIVLKMARLVRDGSRGQKNMTDSINKPPSKTLIIPAKELVQVIAKGVPVTRDGLGNELQREKHQEILIDSFISQSRRAENDRELERWVPEDDDPVCPELENIFDGHWDRGWDQFQANETLFGVKSTFNEELYTTKLEKGPQMKDLEREALRIAREIEGEDTHDLHLAEERGLQLHEKFEVDEETKFSSVFRVVDDSGCDDILLDTHNNETFGGGYVSGIGKSFVDLASVNSSNGAQLSTRSSPLEEAHSAQSSTSREVHQSGSDDHFRQLSAGHLSKDSLNVGDSRAYENQFADHDAGNEMVSEEAQSSKPEDSRSSQRSKLESSDKGGLSANATAYAPSRVSSKNQEKASSNELSDVISSSMAHGMVQSVSSRVRPSSSASSSSDFGGGASASGGPGLSPSSSMGSLSSEKSTLNPHAKEFKLNPNAKSFIPSQTPLRPPSPIGPTFTSHQPVMFNPQAAPTPQPYFHPGGPQYGRQMMISHPQQVVYMPTTYNPEMPYKGREF; encoded by the exons ATGAGTTTGCAGCAAGCTGTTCAGCCTCGGTCTGCTGCTAATGGTTTTGGCCGTCGTAGAACTGAGAAAGATGGTGGCCCTAGATTAGATAGTAAGTTGCAGACTGTGAAAGCAAATCCAAGTCGCTCAAGTAGTGTAG TTGTTTCAGGCAAAGAGGGAGGATATGCAAGCCCTTCACGGGAACGTCTAGTTTATTTGACTACTTGTCTTGTTGGGCATCAAGTAGAAGTCCAGGTGGTGGATGGCTCAGCTTTTTCTGGAATACTTCATGCGACGAATGCTGAGAAAGATTTCG GGATTGTTCTGAAAATGGCTCGTTTAGTTAGAGATGGCTCAAGAGGACAAAAGAACATGACAGATTCTATTAACAAGCCACCTTCAAAGACTTTGATCATACCTGCCAAAGAGCTTGTGCAAGTTATAGCAAAg GGTGTCCCTGTGACTAGGGATGGATTGGGAAATGAGCTCCAACGTGAAAAGCATCAGGAGATTCTGATAGATTCGTTCATATCACAATCACGGCGTGCTGAAAATGATAGGGAGTTGGAACGCTGGGTCCCTGAAGATGATGATCCTGTCTGTCCAGAATTGGAGAACATATTTGATGGTCACTGGGATAG GGGCTGGGATCAATTTCAAGCAAATGAAACTTTATTTGGAGTGAAAAGCACTTTCAATGAGGAACTTTACACAACAAAACTTGAAAAGGGTCCACAGATGAAAGACTTAGAAAGGGAAGCTTTAAGAATAGCTAGAGAAATAGAGGGAGAAGACACCCATGATCTCCATTTAGCTGAG GAAAGAGGATTACAACtgcatgaaaaatttgaagTTGACGAAGAAACCAAATTCTCGTCAGTTTTTAGAGTGGTTGACGACAGTGGATGTGATGACATTTTGTTGGATACTCACAATAATGAAACATTTGGAGGTGGCTATGTTTCTGGAATTGGGAAGTCATTTGTTGACTTGGCTAGTGTAAATTCTAGTAATGGAGCTCAACTGTCCACAAGATCTTCACCTTTG GAGGAAGCACACTCAGCTCAGTCAAGTACCAGTAGGGAAGTACATCAATCTGGTTCGGATGATCATTTTAGACAGTTATCAGCTGGACATTTGTCTAAAGATTCTTTAAATGTCGGAGATAGCAG GGCTTACGAGAACCAGTTTGCTGACCATGATGCAGGAAATGAAATG GTGTCTGAGGAGGCTCAAAGTTCAAAACCTGAGG ACTCACGGTCATCACAAAGGTCAAAATTAGAAAGCAGTGACAAAGGTGGCTTATCTGCAAATGCCACTGCATATGCTCCATCACGTGTATCATCTAAAAATCAGGAAAAGGCAAGTTCTAATGAACTCTCAGATGTTATCAGTTCTTCGATGGCACATGGCATGGTACAATCTGTCAGCTCTCGGGTACGTCCTAGCAGTTCTGCCTCATCCAGTTCAGACTTTGGAGGTGGTGCGTCTGCTTCTGGTGGTCCTGGATTATCTCCCAGCTCATCAATGGGTTCACTGTCCTCTGAAAAATCAACACTGAACCCACATGCTAAG GAATTCAAACTAAATCCGAATGCAAAGAGTTTCATACCTTCTCAGACGCCATTGAGACCTCCATCTCCG ATTGGCCCCACATTTACTTCACACCAGCCTGTTATGTTCAATCCACAGGCTGCTCCAACACCGCAACCGTATTTTCATCCAGGTGGACCTCAG TACGGACGACAAATGATGATTAGTCATCCTCAGCAAGTCGTGTACATGCCAACAACTTATAACCCT GAAATGCCGTACAAAGGAAGAGAGTTTTAG
- the LOC113742452 gene encoding polyadenylate-binding protein-interacting protein 4-like isoform X6 has protein sequence MSLQQAVQPRSAANGFGRRRTEKDGGPRLDSKLQTVKANPSRSSSVVVSGKEGGYASPSRERLVYLTTCLVGHQVEVQVVDGSAFSGILHATNAEKDFGIVLKMARLVRDGSRGQKNMTDSINKPPSKTLIIPAKELVQVIAKGVPVTRDGLGNELQREKHQEILIDSFISQSRRAENDRELERWVPEDDDPVCPELENIFDGHWDRGWDQFQANETLFGVKSTFNEELYTTKLEKGPQMKDLEREALRIAREIEGEDTHDLHLAEERGLQLHEKFEVDEETKFSSVFRVVDDSGCDDILLDTHNNETFGGGYVSGIGKSFVDLASVNSSNGAQLSTRSSPLEEAHSAQSSTSREVHQSGSDDHFRQLSAGHLSKDSLNVGDSRAYENQFADHDAGNEMVSEEAQSSKPEDSRSSQRSKLESSDKGGLSANATAYAPSRVSSKNQEKASSNELSDVISSSMAHGMVQSVSSRVRPSSSASSSSDFGGGASASGGPGLSPSSSMGSLSSEKSTLNPHAKEFKLNPNAKSFIPSQTPLRPPSPVSDGSFYYPTSMAAIPNMHGMPVGIGIGPTFTSHQPVMFNPQAAPTPQPYFHPVRTTNDD, from the exons ATGAGTTTGCAGCAAGCTGTTCAGCCTCGGTCTGCTGCTAATGGTTTTGGCCGTCGTAGAACTGAGAAAGATGGTGGCCCTAGATTAGATAGTAAGTTGCAGACTGTGAAAGCAAATCCAAGTCGCTCAAGTAGTGTAG TTGTTTCAGGCAAAGAGGGAGGATATGCAAGCCCTTCACGGGAACGTCTAGTTTATTTGACTACTTGTCTTGTTGGGCATCAAGTAGAAGTCCAGGTGGTGGATGGCTCAGCTTTTTCTGGAATACTTCATGCGACGAATGCTGAGAAAGATTTCG GGATTGTTCTGAAAATGGCTCGTTTAGTTAGAGATGGCTCAAGAGGACAAAAGAACATGACAGATTCTATTAACAAGCCACCTTCAAAGACTTTGATCATACCTGCCAAAGAGCTTGTGCAAGTTATAGCAAAg GGTGTCCCTGTGACTAGGGATGGATTGGGAAATGAGCTCCAACGTGAAAAGCATCAGGAGATTCTGATAGATTCGTTCATATCACAATCACGGCGTGCTGAAAATGATAGGGAGTTGGAACGCTGGGTCCCTGAAGATGATGATCCTGTCTGTCCAGAATTGGAGAACATATTTGATGGTCACTGGGATAG GGGCTGGGATCAATTTCAAGCAAATGAAACTTTATTTGGAGTGAAAAGCACTTTCAATGAGGAACTTTACACAACAAAACTTGAAAAGGGTCCACAGATGAAAGACTTAGAAAGGGAAGCTTTAAGAATAGCTAGAGAAATAGAGGGAGAAGACACCCATGATCTCCATTTAGCTGAG GAAAGAGGATTACAACtgcatgaaaaatttgaagTTGACGAAGAAACCAAATTCTCGTCAGTTTTTAGAGTGGTTGACGACAGTGGATGTGATGACATTTTGTTGGATACTCACAATAATGAAACATTTGGAGGTGGCTATGTTTCTGGAATTGGGAAGTCATTTGTTGACTTGGCTAGTGTAAATTCTAGTAATGGAGCTCAACTGTCCACAAGATCTTCACCTTTG GAGGAAGCACACTCAGCTCAGTCAAGTACCAGTAGGGAAGTACATCAATCTGGTTCGGATGATCATTTTAGACAGTTATCAGCTGGACATTTGTCTAAAGATTCTTTAAATGTCGGAGATAGCAG GGCTTACGAGAACCAGTTTGCTGACCATGATGCAGGAAATGAAATG GTGTCTGAGGAGGCTCAAAGTTCAAAACCTGAGG ACTCACGGTCATCACAAAGGTCAAAATTAGAAAGCAGTGACAAAGGTGGCTTATCTGCAAATGCCACTGCATATGCTCCATCACGTGTATCATCTAAAAATCAGGAAAAGGCAAGTTCTAATGAACTCTCAGATGTTATCAGTTCTTCGATGGCACATGGCATGGTACAATCTGTCAGCTCTCGGGTACGTCCTAGCAGTTCTGCCTCATCCAGTTCAGACTTTGGAGGTGGTGCGTCTGCTTCTGGTGGTCCTGGATTATCTCCCAGCTCATCAATGGGTTCACTGTCCTCTGAAAAATCAACACTGAACCCACATGCTAAG GAATTCAAACTAAATCCGAATGCAAAGAGTTTCATACCTTCTCAGACGCCATTGAGACCTCCATCTCCGGTATCTGATGGTTCATTTTATTATCCAACTAGTATGGCTGCTATACCGAACATGCATGGCATGCCTGTTGGCATAGGG ATTGGCCCCACATTTACTTCACACCAGCCTGTTATGTTCAATCCACAGGCTGCTCCAACACCGCAACCGTATTTTCATCCAG TACGGACGACAAATGATGATTAG
- the LOC113742452 gene encoding polyadenylate-binding protein-interacting protein 4-like isoform X1, which produces MSLQQAVQPRSAANGFGRRRTEKDGGPRLDSKLQTVKANPSRSSSVVVSGKEGGYASPSRERLVYLTTCLVGHQVEVQVVDGSAFSGILHATNAEKDFGIVLKMARLVRDGSRGQKNMTDSINKPPSKTLIIPAKELVQVIAKGVPVTRDGLGNELQREKHQEILIDSFISQSRRAENDRELERWVPEDDDPVCPELENIFDGHWDRGWDQFQANETLFGVKSTFNEELYTTKLEKGPQMKDLEREALRIAREIEGEDTHDLHLAEERGLQLHEKFEVDEETKFSSVFRVVDDSGCDDILLDTHNNETFGGGYVSGIGKSFVDLASVNSSNGAQLSTRSSPLEEAHSAQSSTSREVHQSGSDDHFRQLSAGHLSKDSLNVGDSRAYENQFADHDAGNEMVSEEAQSSKPEDSRSSQRSKLESSDKGGLSANATAYAPSRVSSKNQEKASSNELSDVISSSMAHGMVQSVSSRVRPSSSASSSSDFGGGASASGGPGLSPSSSMGSLSSEKSTLNPHAKEFKLNPNAKSFIPSQTPLRPPSPVSDGSFYYPTSMAAIPNMHGMPVGIGIGPTFTSHQPVMFNPQAAPTPQPYFHPGGPQYGRQMMISHPQQVVYMPTTYNPEMPYKGREF; this is translated from the exons ATGAGTTTGCAGCAAGCTGTTCAGCCTCGGTCTGCTGCTAATGGTTTTGGCCGTCGTAGAACTGAGAAAGATGGTGGCCCTAGATTAGATAGTAAGTTGCAGACTGTGAAAGCAAATCCAAGTCGCTCAAGTAGTGTAG TTGTTTCAGGCAAAGAGGGAGGATATGCAAGCCCTTCACGGGAACGTCTAGTTTATTTGACTACTTGTCTTGTTGGGCATCAAGTAGAAGTCCAGGTGGTGGATGGCTCAGCTTTTTCTGGAATACTTCATGCGACGAATGCTGAGAAAGATTTCG GGATTGTTCTGAAAATGGCTCGTTTAGTTAGAGATGGCTCAAGAGGACAAAAGAACATGACAGATTCTATTAACAAGCCACCTTCAAAGACTTTGATCATACCTGCCAAAGAGCTTGTGCAAGTTATAGCAAAg GGTGTCCCTGTGACTAGGGATGGATTGGGAAATGAGCTCCAACGTGAAAAGCATCAGGAGATTCTGATAGATTCGTTCATATCACAATCACGGCGTGCTGAAAATGATAGGGAGTTGGAACGCTGGGTCCCTGAAGATGATGATCCTGTCTGTCCAGAATTGGAGAACATATTTGATGGTCACTGGGATAG GGGCTGGGATCAATTTCAAGCAAATGAAACTTTATTTGGAGTGAAAAGCACTTTCAATGAGGAACTTTACACAACAAAACTTGAAAAGGGTCCACAGATGAAAGACTTAGAAAGGGAAGCTTTAAGAATAGCTAGAGAAATAGAGGGAGAAGACACCCATGATCTCCATTTAGCTGAG GAAAGAGGATTACAACtgcatgaaaaatttgaagTTGACGAAGAAACCAAATTCTCGTCAGTTTTTAGAGTGGTTGACGACAGTGGATGTGATGACATTTTGTTGGATACTCACAATAATGAAACATTTGGAGGTGGCTATGTTTCTGGAATTGGGAAGTCATTTGTTGACTTGGCTAGTGTAAATTCTAGTAATGGAGCTCAACTGTCCACAAGATCTTCACCTTTG GAGGAAGCACACTCAGCTCAGTCAAGTACCAGTAGGGAAGTACATCAATCTGGTTCGGATGATCATTTTAGACAGTTATCAGCTGGACATTTGTCTAAAGATTCTTTAAATGTCGGAGATAGCAG GGCTTACGAGAACCAGTTTGCTGACCATGATGCAGGAAATGAAATG GTGTCTGAGGAGGCTCAAAGTTCAAAACCTGAGG ACTCACGGTCATCACAAAGGTCAAAATTAGAAAGCAGTGACAAAGGTGGCTTATCTGCAAATGCCACTGCATATGCTCCATCACGTGTATCATCTAAAAATCAGGAAAAGGCAAGTTCTAATGAACTCTCAGATGTTATCAGTTCTTCGATGGCACATGGCATGGTACAATCTGTCAGCTCTCGGGTACGTCCTAGCAGTTCTGCCTCATCCAGTTCAGACTTTGGAGGTGGTGCGTCTGCTTCTGGTGGTCCTGGATTATCTCCCAGCTCATCAATGGGTTCACTGTCCTCTGAAAAATCAACACTGAACCCACATGCTAAG GAATTCAAACTAAATCCGAATGCAAAGAGTTTCATACCTTCTCAGACGCCATTGAGACCTCCATCTCCGGTATCTGATGGTTCATTTTATTATCCAACTAGTATGGCTGCTATACCGAACATGCATGGCATGCCTGTTGGCATAGGG ATTGGCCCCACATTTACTTCACACCAGCCTGTTATGTTCAATCCACAGGCTGCTCCAACACCGCAACCGTATTTTCATCCAGGTGGACCTCAG TACGGACGACAAATGATGATTAGTCATCCTCAGCAAGTCGTGTACATGCCAACAACTTATAACCCT GAAATGCCGTACAAAGGAAGAGAGTTTTAG
- the LOC113742452 gene encoding polyadenylate-binding protein-interacting protein 4-like isoform X2: protein MSLQQAVQPRSAANGFGRRRTEKDGGPRLDSKLQTVKANPSRSSSVGKEGGYASPSRERLVYLTTCLVGHQVEVQVVDGSAFSGILHATNAEKDFGIVLKMARLVRDGSRGQKNMTDSINKPPSKTLIIPAKELVQVIAKGVPVTRDGLGNELQREKHQEILIDSFISQSRRAENDRELERWVPEDDDPVCPELENIFDGHWDRGWDQFQANETLFGVKSTFNEELYTTKLEKGPQMKDLEREALRIAREIEGEDTHDLHLAEERGLQLHEKFEVDEETKFSSVFRVVDDSGCDDILLDTHNNETFGGGYVSGIGKSFVDLASVNSSNGAQLSTRSSPLEEAHSAQSSTSREVHQSGSDDHFRQLSAGHLSKDSLNVGDSRAYENQFADHDAGNEMVSEEAQSSKPEDSRSSQRSKLESSDKGGLSANATAYAPSRVSSKNQEKASSNELSDVISSSMAHGMVQSVSSRVRPSSSASSSSDFGGGASASGGPGLSPSSSMGSLSSEKSTLNPHAKEFKLNPNAKSFIPSQTPLRPPSPVSDGSFYYPTSMAAIPNMHGMPVGIGIGPTFTSHQPVMFNPQAAPTPQPYFHPGGPQYGRQMMISHPQQVVYMPTTYNPEMPYKGREF from the exons ATGAGTTTGCAGCAAGCTGTTCAGCCTCGGTCTGCTGCTAATGGTTTTGGCCGTCGTAGAACTGAGAAAGATGGTGGCCCTAGATTAGATAGTAAGTTGCAGACTGTGAAAGCAAATCCAAGTCGCTCAAGTAGTGTAG GCAAAGAGGGAGGATATGCAAGCCCTTCACGGGAACGTCTAGTTTATTTGACTACTTGTCTTGTTGGGCATCAAGTAGAAGTCCAGGTGGTGGATGGCTCAGCTTTTTCTGGAATACTTCATGCGACGAATGCTGAGAAAGATTTCG GGATTGTTCTGAAAATGGCTCGTTTAGTTAGAGATGGCTCAAGAGGACAAAAGAACATGACAGATTCTATTAACAAGCCACCTTCAAAGACTTTGATCATACCTGCCAAAGAGCTTGTGCAAGTTATAGCAAAg GGTGTCCCTGTGACTAGGGATGGATTGGGAAATGAGCTCCAACGTGAAAAGCATCAGGAGATTCTGATAGATTCGTTCATATCACAATCACGGCGTGCTGAAAATGATAGGGAGTTGGAACGCTGGGTCCCTGAAGATGATGATCCTGTCTGTCCAGAATTGGAGAACATATTTGATGGTCACTGGGATAG GGGCTGGGATCAATTTCAAGCAAATGAAACTTTATTTGGAGTGAAAAGCACTTTCAATGAGGAACTTTACACAACAAAACTTGAAAAGGGTCCACAGATGAAAGACTTAGAAAGGGAAGCTTTAAGAATAGCTAGAGAAATAGAGGGAGAAGACACCCATGATCTCCATTTAGCTGAG GAAAGAGGATTACAACtgcatgaaaaatttgaagTTGACGAAGAAACCAAATTCTCGTCAGTTTTTAGAGTGGTTGACGACAGTGGATGTGATGACATTTTGTTGGATACTCACAATAATGAAACATTTGGAGGTGGCTATGTTTCTGGAATTGGGAAGTCATTTGTTGACTTGGCTAGTGTAAATTCTAGTAATGGAGCTCAACTGTCCACAAGATCTTCACCTTTG GAGGAAGCACACTCAGCTCAGTCAAGTACCAGTAGGGAAGTACATCAATCTGGTTCGGATGATCATTTTAGACAGTTATCAGCTGGACATTTGTCTAAAGATTCTTTAAATGTCGGAGATAGCAG GGCTTACGAGAACCAGTTTGCTGACCATGATGCAGGAAATGAAATG GTGTCTGAGGAGGCTCAAAGTTCAAAACCTGAGG ACTCACGGTCATCACAAAGGTCAAAATTAGAAAGCAGTGACAAAGGTGGCTTATCTGCAAATGCCACTGCATATGCTCCATCACGTGTATCATCTAAAAATCAGGAAAAGGCAAGTTCTAATGAACTCTCAGATGTTATCAGTTCTTCGATGGCACATGGCATGGTACAATCTGTCAGCTCTCGGGTACGTCCTAGCAGTTCTGCCTCATCCAGTTCAGACTTTGGAGGTGGTGCGTCTGCTTCTGGTGGTCCTGGATTATCTCCCAGCTCATCAATGGGTTCACTGTCCTCTGAAAAATCAACACTGAACCCACATGCTAAG GAATTCAAACTAAATCCGAATGCAAAGAGTTTCATACCTTCTCAGACGCCATTGAGACCTCCATCTCCGGTATCTGATGGTTCATTTTATTATCCAACTAGTATGGCTGCTATACCGAACATGCATGGCATGCCTGTTGGCATAGGG ATTGGCCCCACATTTACTTCACACCAGCCTGTTATGTTCAATCCACAGGCTGCTCCAACACCGCAACCGTATTTTCATCCAGGTGGACCTCAG TACGGACGACAAATGATGATTAGTCATCCTCAGCAAGTCGTGTACATGCCAACAACTTATAACCCT GAAATGCCGTACAAAGGAAGAGAGTTTTAG